One stretch of Saccharomonospora xinjiangensis XJ-54 DNA includes these proteins:
- a CDS encoding PAC2 family protein, producing MSTPFDETTQERSEPKPVMVLAFEGWNDAGDAATTAVEHLQLNWDAKPLAEIDPDTYYDFQVNRPTVRLVDGVTRRVEWPTTRLAVCRPEGYDRDVVLVHGPEPSMRWRAFCDELLSHVDRLGVSTVVTLGALLADTAHTRPVPVSGTAYDAEAAARFGLERSRYEGPTGIVGVFQDACVKAGVPAVSVWAALPHYVSHPPSPKATLALLRKLEDVLDVRIPMGALPEQAEQWQQTVTEMTNEDDEVSEYVRSLEERGDAEIVLDENSGDKLAAEFERYLRRHGPGGAGGASGPSGR from the coding sequence GTGAGCACGCCCTTCGACGAGACGACACAGGAGCGGTCCGAGCCGAAGCCGGTGATGGTCCTTGCCTTCGAAGGCTGGAACGACGCCGGTGACGCGGCCACCACGGCGGTCGAGCACCTTCAGCTCAACTGGGACGCCAAGCCGCTGGCCGAGATCGATCCCGACACGTACTACGACTTCCAGGTCAACCGCCCCACCGTGCGGCTGGTGGACGGCGTGACGAGACGGGTCGAATGGCCGACGACGCGGCTGGCGGTGTGCAGGCCGGAAGGATACGACCGCGACGTCGTCCTCGTGCACGGCCCTGAACCGAGCATGCGCTGGCGGGCCTTCTGCGACGAACTGCTGTCCCACGTCGATCGCCTCGGGGTGTCCACGGTCGTCACGCTGGGTGCCCTCCTCGCCGACACCGCGCACACGCGGCCGGTTCCGGTCAGCGGCACCGCCTACGACGCGGAGGCCGCGGCACGCTTCGGGCTGGAGCGCAGCCGTTACGAGGGGCCAACGGGGATCGTCGGGGTCTTCCAGGACGCCTGCGTGAAAGCTGGGGTGCCCGCGGTGTCGGTGTGGGCGGCCCTCCCGCATTACGTGTCGCACCCGCCATCGCCCAAGGCGACTCTCGCGCTGCTGCGCAAGCTCGAAGACGTCCTCGACGTGCGCATTCCCATGGGTGCGCTGCCCGAGCAGGCCGAGCAGTGGCAGCAGACCGTCACGGAGATGACCAACGAGGACGACGAGGTGAGCGAGTATGTCCGCAGCCTCGAGGAGCGCGGCGACGCCGAGATCGTGCTCGACGAGAACAGCGGCGACAAGCTCGCGGCCGAGTTCGAACGCTACCTGCGCAGGCACGGCCCCGGAGGAGCAGGCGGGGCCTCGGGCCCCTCAGGCCGCTGA